The nucleotide window CGCCGTGGATCCGGTGCAGGCCGCCGACGCCCTCGGCCAGAGCCTCTTGCGCCTCGAACAGGAGCGCATCGCCGCCGACCGCGAGATGCGGGCGCTCGAACGCCTGTCCGCGCCCGACGGCCCCACCTCCGGCGTGCTCCGCGACCGTGTCCACGCCCTCGACCAGGAGATCGCCGACTTCAAGCTGCGCCTCGCCCGCTCCGGGTCGGGCAGCACGGCGGTCAGCGCGCTCGCGGCCTATGAGGAGGCGGAGCTGGAGGTGCGGTTCGCCGAGACCATGCAGTCCATCGCGGTCGCCGGATTGCAGGAGGCGGAGCGCCGCGCCCGGGCGCAGAGCGCCTTCGTCAACGTGTTCGTGCCGCCGAGCCTGCCGTCGACGGCCTCCGAGCCGGTGTGGTTGAAGACCGGGCTGTTCGTCTTCACCCTGGCCGGCATTTTCTGGATCAATGCCATGATCCTCGTCGCGGTGATCCGCGATCATCGTCATTGAGGGGGCGGGGGCGTGCTGTTCAGTATCGACGAGGACGCCGGCACCCGCATCGTGGGCTGGATCATGCCCGACAACCCGTCGAGCACGCCTCACGTGGTGGTGTTCACCGGCGGGCAGATGCGCAAGGTGGTGCGCGCCACCGTGCTGCGCCCGCTGCTGCGCGAGCAGGGCCTGCACGAGACCGGCATTTGCGGTTTCGTGGTGGACCAGCATGCGGTGGCCGACCTGCAGGACATGGCCGACCTCGAGCTTTATGACGAGGCCACCAATATCCGCATCTACCGGCGGCGGCCGGCCACCGCCAAGGCGGACCTCAAGCTGTTCCGGCTGGAGACCCGGGTGGTGCCGCAATCGGCGCTGAACGAGCCGTTCCAGGACCTCTTCCACATGGCCTTCACCCGGCTGGACCGCATGCCGGAGGAGGCGGTGCGCTCCATCCTCGGCATCCCCTTCTCGCCGTCCATCTTCTGCGCCGGCCGGCTGTATTTCCGGACCTACGAGCCACTGCTGCGCGATCGCGGCTTCAAGTGCTCGGTACTGGTGCGCGACCCGTTCGAGGAGCTGGCCGAGCAATTGCTCGCGCTGCGCTGGGCGGTGAAGACGCCGAACCTCGCCTATTCGGTGCTCAGCGAGACCTACCGGCCGCTGGTGGAGAGCCTGGGCAAGGCCGACCTCTCCGAAATGGCTGACCTTGAGGCCTGGCTCGGCGCGCTGACCCCGTTCGAGCGCACCCTGATCGCGAGCCCGCTGGCGCGTCTTCTGACCTGTCGCAGCTCCGACGAGAACCTGGAGGCCGGCGCCGTGGAGCAGGCGCTCCAGACCCTCGCCGACATGGACGTTGTGGGCCATTTCAACGGCGTGGAGACCTATTGGGACACCCTGCGCGCGGTGCTGGAGATCGACCTTCCGCCCTTGCCCGCGCTGAATTTTTCCAAGCAGGTCGGCGATCTGGAGGCGCGGGTGCGCGACTGGCCGGCAGCGCAGGATCTCCTGGCCGCAGACGTGCAGATCTTCGCCGATCTCGGGGAAGCGATCCGGCGCACCGATGAGGCGACCGACGAGGCCGCCGTGGAGCCGACGCCGGCCTGATCCGCGCGGGGCAGGGGACGAGCTGACGCCGGGACTCAGCGGGTGCGGGCGTAGACGCTGCCCACATAGAGCGACGCCACCGCCCAGGCCGCGAACAGGATGCCGGACACCGCAGCGGCATCGACGAGGGGCGAGGGAAAGGCCTTTTCCGCCGGCAGGGTCGGCGCCATGAAGGTCAGGATATAGACCTGCTTCTGGGCCTGCTGCGTCCGCGCGTCCAGCAGCTCGCTTTCCGCTTCGTTCAGCCGCTGCTCGGCGAGGCGGCGGCGCACTTCCAGCTCGGCGGCAGCCTTCAGGTTGCCGCTGCTGCCGGCCTGCTCCCGGTCGAGGCCGAGCAGGTCGGTGTCCAGCGCCGCGATCTTCTCGTCCAGCGAGCGCATGCGCTCCTTCAGCGCGCGCACCACGGGGGAGTCCTCGTCCATGCGGGCGCGGGCGACGGTGAGGTCGGTGTTGAGCGCGGAGCGCTGGTCGCGCAGCTTGGCGATGACCGCATAGGAGCCGATGGCGCTGCGCGTGGGGTCGAGGGTGCCCTGCGCGTTGCGGAAGCCTTCGAGGGAGGTGCGCACCACGGCGAGGTCGGTGAAGGCCTCGCGCTCCTCGGCATCGGCCTGGAGCACGCGGTCGCCGCGGTTGCGGGTGGTGAGGGCGTTGGTGACGGCCTCGGCTTCCCGCACGATGGCGGCGCCGAGCAGCGCCGCGCTTTCGGGGCTGAAGGCGTGGATCTGCACCCGGATCACCCCGGACAGGGATTCCAGGCTCACCCGCACCTGCCGGTTCCAGTAGGCGACGAGGTCTTCCTCGCTGGCGTCGCTCGCAAGGCCGAACACCGGATCGCGGCCGGCGACGCCGAACACCCGGCGCAGGTCAAGCTGCTGCTGCAGGGCGTCCACCATGGCGCGGCTGCGCAGATAGTCCACCACCACGCGCGCTTCCTGGGAATTGGGCACCTGCGCGGTGCTGGAGCCGGACACCGGGCTGGCGCCGCCCGCCACCGTTTCCAGA belongs to Xanthobacter autotrophicus Py2 and includes:
- a CDS encoding lipopolysaccharide biosynthesis protein (PFAM: lipopolysaccharide biosynthesis protein~KEGG: rsq:Rsph17025_3997 hypothetical protein), with product MVSPAPASSEILKAGSPEVVVAAAPRWPARARGALAAVAAVAARLARLLPARTTGQRKPLAVRLPALADLRRRGLQLTRLDLAILSFVVVVAVPSVLSFLYLAMVAAPQFRSETRFVVRGNLETVAGGASPVSGSSTAQVPNSQEARVVVDYLRSRAMVDALQQQLDLRRVFGVAGRDPVFGLASDASEEDLVAYWNRQVRVSLESLSGVIRVQIHAFSPESAALLGAAIVREAEAVTNALTTRNRGDRVLQADAEEREAFTDLAVVRTSLEGFRNAQGTLDPTRSAIGSYAVIAKLRDQRSALNTDLTVARARMDEDSPVVRALKERMRSLDEKIAALDTDLLGLDREQAGSSGNLKAAAELEVRRRLAEQRLNEAESELLDARTQQAQKQVYILTFMAPTLPAEKAFPSPLVDAAAVSGILFAAWAVASLYVGSVYARTR